From the genome of Anopheles merus strain MAF chromosome X, AmerM5.1, whole genome shotgun sequence, one region includes:
- the LOC121590436 gene encoding lipid storage droplets surface-binding protein 2: protein MSSKVQENGSATTTNTTAPTNSDSTAPNNSALLPHLESLDRMLKLPVVDATWQQTQNVYGRVKDYNPLLTWALGTAEDVVCRAVTVSAPLVQKLDRPLQLVDQTLVKGIDKLEVNAPIIKEQPADIYQQARTRVIESVKPHIEKVCELRSASQQRAASLKDLSWRKANEVLATQYGSLAVNGVDTTAQLAERLLDYYFPKSDTESEDDNVPISAKDDPVLHTVQTVGRLSNKVARLVYRTVSTQVKSLRKEDVRDYVATLIAVLRLTQYLNFINEKRQAVEAGSPKEPAPSNPATTTPAVPANNTTTTSTPSSSTTTSDVVATTKSSKTLQQQD, encoded by the exons ATGTCGTCGAAAGTGCAGGAAAATGgcagcgccaccaccaccaacactacCGCTCCAACCAACAGCGACAGCACGGCACCGAACAACAGTGCGCTGCTGCCGCACCTCGAATCGCTCGACCGGATGCTGAAGCTGCCGGTCGTGGACGCGACCTGGCAGCAGACCCAGAACGTGTACGGGCGCGTCAAAG ATTACAACCCGCTGCTCACCTGGGCCCTCGGCACGGCGGAGGACGTCGTCTGCCGGGCGGTGACCGTCTCGGCCCCGCTCGTCCAGAAGCTCGACCGGCCGCTGCAGCTGGTCGACCAGACGCTCGTCAAGGGCATCGACAAGCTGGAGGTGAACGCGCCGATCATCAAGGAGCAGCCGGCCGACATCTACCAGCAGGCGCGCACCCGCGTCATCGAGTCGGTCAAGCCGCACATCGAGAAGGTGTGCGAGCTGCGGTCCGCCTCCCAGCAGCGGGCCGCCTCGCTGAAGGATCTGTCCTGGCGCAAGGCGAACGAGGTGCTGGCGACGCAGTACGGCAGCCTGGCGGTGAACGGCGTCGACACCACCGCCCAGCTGGCCGAGCGCCTGCTCGACTACTACTTCCCCAAGTCGGACACGGAATCGGAGGACGATAATG TGCCCATCTCCGCCAAGGACGATCCGGTCCTGCACACGGTCCAGACGGTCGGGCGGCTCTCGAACAAGGTGGCCCGGCTCGTCTACCGTACCGTCTCGACGCAGGTGAAATCGCTGCGGAAGGAGGACGTGCGCGACTACGTCGCGACGCTCATCGCCGTGCTGCGCCTCACCCAGTACCTGAACTTCATCAACGAGAAGCGGCAGGCGGTCGAGGCCGGCAGCCCCAAGGAACCGGCACCCAGCAACCCCGCCACGACGACGCCCGCCGTCCCAgccaacaacaccaccaccacctctacccccagcagcagcaccaccacgtCCGATGTGGTCGCCACGACCAAGAGCAGTAAAAcgttgcagcagcaggattag